A window of the Streptomyces sp. JB150 genome harbors these coding sequences:
- a CDS encoding FAD-binding oxidoreductase, producing the protein MASRSKAGTALAALREDLAGDVFAPGDAGYDEARTVFNAMIDRRPAVIAQCAHADDVVRAVRFGRELDLNIAVRGGGHSVAGMGLNDNGLVVDLRRMHGVTVHPGAGAVRVEGGATMSHLDRATQPFGLATTGGRASTTGVGGFVLGGGSGWLDRCFGLAVDNLLGVELVTADGERVRAGADENPDLFWALHGGGGNFGVATALTLRLHELPEFAIALLLYRPELGREAVRAYREVIESGPLEAGGAVLYLTGPPQEFVPPHLVGTLLCAVLVTYAGAEEDLREVAEPLLGLPHEAEVVGAMPYADVQCMIDDPPGMRNHWSAEYLTGAPDDFVDVFCALADTMPVPTGTQHVLFPLGGAVADGPAEYPVPYRDSPWAVHPFGIWEDPADDRRCVPWVRAVRERVRPWTTGAVYLNFIGDEGTDRVRAGLGAQNAARLGLLKRRWDPDNVFRFNHNIRPT; encoded by the coding sequence ATGGCTTCCCGATCGAAGGCCGGCACGGCGCTGGCCGCGCTGCGCGAGGATCTGGCCGGTGACGTGTTCGCACCGGGGGACGCCGGCTACGACGAGGCCCGGACCGTCTTCAACGCCATGATCGACCGCCGCCCGGCGGTGATCGCGCAGTGCGCCCACGCGGACGACGTGGTGCGCGCGGTGCGGTTCGGCCGGGAGCTGGACCTCAACATCGCGGTGCGCGGCGGCGGGCACAGCGTGGCCGGGATGGGCCTCAACGACAACGGGCTGGTCGTGGATCTGCGCCGGATGCACGGGGTCACGGTCCATCCGGGCGCCGGCGCGGTCCGGGTGGAGGGCGGGGCCACCATGAGCCACCTCGACCGGGCGACCCAGCCGTTCGGCCTGGCCACCACGGGCGGGCGGGCCTCGACGACCGGTGTCGGCGGTTTCGTGCTGGGCGGCGGCAGCGGCTGGCTGGACCGCTGCTTCGGGCTCGCGGTGGACAACCTGCTGGGCGTGGAGCTGGTCACCGCCGACGGCGAGCGGGTCCGGGCCGGCGCCGACGAGAATCCCGACCTGTTCTGGGCGCTGCACGGCGGCGGCGGCAACTTCGGGGTCGCCACCGCGCTCACCCTCAGGCTGCACGAGCTGCCCGAGTTCGCCATCGCCCTGCTGCTGTACCGCCCGGAGCTGGGCCGCGAGGCGGTGCGGGCCTACCGGGAGGTCATCGAGTCGGGGCCGCTGGAGGCGGGCGGCGCGGTGCTGTACCTCACCGGCCCGCCGCAGGAGTTCGTCCCGCCGCACCTGGTCGGCACGCTGCTGTGCGCGGTGCTGGTGACGTACGCGGGCGCCGAGGAGGACCTGCGCGAGGTGGCCGAGCCGCTGCTGGGCCTGCCGCACGAGGCGGAGGTCGTCGGCGCGATGCCGTACGCCGACGTGCAGTGCATGATCGACGATCCGCCGGGGATGCGGAACCACTGGTCGGCGGAGTACCTGACGGGCGCCCCGGACGACTTCGTGGACGTGTTCTGCGCGCTCGCGGACACCATGCCGGTGCCGACCGGCACCCAGCACGTCCTGTTCCCGCTGGGCGGGGCCGTCGCCGACGGCCCCGCCGAGTACCCCGTGCCCTACCGGGACTCCCCGTGGGCGGTGCACCCGTTCGGCATCTGGGAGGACCCCGCCGACGACCGGCGGTGCGTCCCGTGGGTCCGCGCCGTGCGCGAGCGGGTCCGTCCCTGGACGACCGGCGCGGTCTACCTCAACTTCATCGGCGACGAGGGCACCGACCGGGTCCGGGCGGGCCTGGGCGCACAGAACGCCGCCCGGCTCGGCCTGCTCAAGCGCCGCTGGGACCCGGACAACGTCTTCCGCTTCAACCACAACATCAGGCCCACCTGA
- a CDS encoding APC family permease: MAETPTLEHTPTREVHRLKANSVGLVGVVFMAVATAAPITAMTGNLPIAVGFGNGTGAPAGYLFATLVLTVFSVGYVAMARRITAAGAFYGYISHGLGRITGMASGMLAVLAYIVFEASIVGVFSYFAQTTVEDQLGLDLPWIVYAAAMLLVTAVLSYFDINLTAKALGVMLVAEIAVLFAVATAVLLKGGGPDGIPVEPVNPANAFTGTSAGLGLFFAFWSWVGFESTAMYGEESRDPKRVIPRATLISVVGVGLFYIYVSWMTIAGNGLKGSVEVSSGTSPLDLFFDPAHAYIGAWAVDAFQWLLITGSFACGMAFHQCAARYLYAIGREGFLHPALGRTHVRHGSPYVASFAQSVIAVALVGAFWATGQDPYIHLYTLLAILGTMAILIVQTLCSFAVIGYFRRNHPEDRHWFRTLTAPLLGGIGMIAVVGLLVANLDTAAGTAAGSLLFRAIPWIVGLVFFGGLGLGLYLRARKPERYEIIGRIVLEDAAERTDDGGAGDDADAAEEAPATV, from the coding sequence ATGGCAGAAACACCCACGCTGGAGCACACACCCACACGCGAGGTACACCGGCTGAAGGCGAACTCCGTGGGCCTGGTGGGCGTGGTGTTCATGGCGGTGGCGACCGCCGCGCCGATCACCGCGATGACCGGCAACCTGCCCATCGCGGTCGGCTTCGGCAACGGCACGGGCGCGCCGGCCGGCTACCTCTTCGCCACCCTGGTCCTGACGGTGTTCTCCGTCGGCTATGTCGCCATGGCCCGCCGGATCACCGCCGCGGGCGCCTTCTACGGCTACATCTCGCACGGCCTGGGCCGCATCACCGGCATGGCTTCCGGGATGCTCGCGGTGCTCGCGTACATCGTCTTCGAGGCGTCCATCGTCGGGGTCTTCTCCTACTTCGCGCAGACCACCGTCGAGGACCAGCTCGGCCTCGACCTGCCGTGGATCGTGTACGCCGCGGCGATGCTGCTGGTGACGGCCGTGCTGTCGTACTTCGACATCAACCTGACGGCGAAGGCGCTCGGCGTGATGCTGGTCGCCGAGATCGCCGTGCTCTTCGCGGTCGCCACCGCGGTCCTCCTCAAGGGCGGCGGCCCCGACGGCATCCCCGTCGAGCCGGTCAACCCGGCGAACGCCTTCACCGGGACCTCCGCCGGACTCGGCCTGTTCTTCGCCTTCTGGTCGTGGGTCGGCTTCGAGTCGACGGCGATGTACGGCGAGGAGTCCCGCGACCCCAAGCGCGTCATCCCCCGCGCCACCCTGATCTCCGTGGTCGGCGTCGGCCTGTTCTACATCTACGTCTCCTGGATGACCATCGCCGGCAACGGGCTGAAGGGCTCGGTCGAGGTCTCCTCCGGCACGAGCCCGCTCGACCTGTTCTTCGACCCGGCGCACGCCTACATCGGCGCCTGGGCGGTCGACGCCTTCCAGTGGCTGCTGATCACCGGGTCCTTCGCCTGCGGCATGGCCTTCCACCAGTGCGCGGCCCGCTACCTCTACGCCATCGGTCGCGAGGGCTTCCTGCACCCGGCGCTCGGCCGCACCCACGTCCGCCACGGTTCGCCGTACGTCGCCTCCTTCGCGCAGTCGGTCATCGCGGTGGCGCTGGTCGGCGCGTTCTGGGCGACCGGGCAGGACCCGTACATCCACCTGTACACCCTGCTCGCGATCCTCGGCACGATGGCGATCCTCATCGTGCAGACCCTGTGCTCGTTCGCGGTCATCGGCTACTTCCGCCGCAACCACCCCGAGGACCGGCACTGGTTCCGCACCCTCACCGCCCCGCTGCTCGGCGGCATCGGCATGATCGCCGTCGTGGGGCTGCTGGTGGCCAACCTGGACACCGCGGCCGGGACGGCGGCCGGCTCCCTGCTCTTCCGGGCCATCCCGTGGATCGTCGGGCTGGTCTTCTTCGGCGGCCTCGGGCTCGGGCTGTATCTGCGGGCCCGCAAGCCGGAACGCTACGAGATCATCGGCCGGATCGTCCTGGAGGACGCGGCCGAGCGCACGGACGACGGCGGCGCCGGCGACGACGCCGACGCCGCCGAGGAAGCACCCGCCACCGTCTGA
- a CDS encoding PucR family transcriptional regulator — MDSRTDRRFDSQDAGITVQRALELPGLRSGLPEVLAGGDRLQRTVRWVHAGEVPNIASLLKGGELLLTTGYGLGTRPAEQRAFVRTLAERGIAALVVELGPRFTRLPAALVDTARAAGLPLVQLHREVPFVTVTEEIHTEIVNGHYALLQRAEEVHRRCTEALLGGGGIPQVLGILADFGANPVFLETFDGQLLYAAGAGPEGADPLQVWEGLRGPHKDAPPPAGSVLVDVPGGGPGAGSVRARLVLLPVRGPLAPVHRIAAERAAGILAVVLMQARQEEELAARGRGDFLTDLAEGRITPEDAPAQARVLGFKPGDSPLLPVVMRLGDTLAPAGGTARASVAESGGGWAVLARAVAEELAAVGVPVLLGVRPVEGRVPLLLGLRSESERAAVADRVAAALRAGVERAGIQRPGAPPPVVVVGVAGGWAAASAGLRHAAETATAAQGLSDRPWYDARRLDIDLLLWRLRDHPDLAAFVDRAIGPVRDHDRRSRPPLLPTLETYLAHAGRKAETARELHLNRQTLYNRLARIGELLGTDLDDPQAVLALSLALRARRHVGRASPRAG; from the coding sequence ATGGACAGCCGTACGGACCGACGATTCGACAGCCAGGACGCCGGCATCACCGTGCAGCGGGCCCTGGAGCTGCCGGGCCTGCGCAGCGGCCTGCCCGAGGTGCTGGCAGGCGGGGACCGGTTGCAGCGCACCGTGCGCTGGGTGCACGCGGGCGAGGTACCGAACATCGCCTCCCTGCTCAAGGGCGGCGAACTGCTGCTGACCACGGGCTACGGCCTCGGCACCCGCCCCGCCGAACAGCGCGCCTTCGTCCGCACCCTCGCCGAGCGCGGCATCGCCGCCCTGGTGGTCGAGCTGGGCCCGCGCTTCACCCGGCTGCCCGCCGCCCTCGTCGACACCGCCCGCGCGGCCGGTCTGCCGCTGGTCCAGCTGCACCGCGAGGTGCCGTTCGTGACGGTCACCGAGGAGATCCACACCGAGATCGTCAACGGCCACTACGCCCTGCTCCAGCGCGCCGAGGAGGTGCACCGCCGCTGCACCGAGGCGCTGCTCGGCGGGGGCGGGATCCCCCAGGTCCTCGGCATCCTCGCCGACTTCGGCGCCAATCCGGTGTTCCTGGAGACCTTCGACGGGCAGCTGCTGTACGCGGCGGGCGCCGGGCCCGAGGGCGCCGACCCGCTCCAGGTGTGGGAGGGCCTGCGCGGCCCGCACAAGGACGCCCCGCCGCCCGCCGGTTCGGTCCTCGTGGACGTGCCGGGCGGCGGCCCCGGCGCGGGCTCGGTCCGCGCCCGCCTGGTGCTGCTGCCGGTGCGGGGCCCGCTCGCGCCCGTGCACCGGATCGCCGCCGAGCGGGCCGCGGGCATCCTCGCCGTCGTGCTGATGCAGGCCCGCCAGGAGGAGGAGCTGGCCGCGCGCGGACGCGGCGACTTCCTCACCGACCTCGCCGAGGGCCGGATCACTCCGGAGGACGCCCCGGCCCAGGCCCGCGTCCTCGGCTTCAAGCCGGGCGACAGCCCGCTGCTGCCGGTGGTGATGCGGCTCGGCGACACGCTCGCGCCGGCCGGGGGCACCGCCCGCGCGAGCGTGGCCGAGAGCGGGGGAGGCTGGGCGGTCCTCGCCCGCGCGGTCGCCGAGGAGCTGGCGGCGGTGGGCGTACCGGTGCTGCTGGGCGTCCGGCCGGTCGAGGGCCGGGTGCCCCTGCTGCTGGGACTGCGCTCGGAGTCGGAGCGCGCGGCCGTCGCCGACCGGGTCGCCGCGGCGCTGCGCGCGGGCGTGGAACGGGCCGGGATCCAGCGGCCGGGCGCGCCGCCGCCCGTGGTGGTGGTCGGGGTCGCGGGCGGCTGGGCCGCGGCCTCCGCCGGGCTGCGGCACGCGGCGGAGACCGCCACCGCGGCACAGGGCCTGAGCGACCGCCCCTGGTACGACGCCCGGCGCCTCGACATCGACCTGCTGCTGTGGCGGCTGCGCGACCACCCCGACCTGGCCGCCTTCGTGGACCGGGCCATCGGGCCCGTCCGCGACCACGACCGCCGCTCCCGTCCTCCGCTGCTGCCCACCCTGGAGACCTACCTGGCCCATGCCGGCCGCAAGGCGGAGACGGCCCGCGAACTGCACCTGAACCGTCAGACCCTCTACAACCGCCTGGCCCGCATCGGCGAACTCCTGGGCACCGACCTGGACGACCCCCAGGCGGTCCTGGCCCTCTCCCTGGCCCTGCGCGCCCGCCGGCACGTGGGCCGGGCGTCACCGCGGGCCGGCTGA
- a CDS encoding glycoside hydrolase family 15 protein: MAGRIEDYALIGDMQTAALVCRDGTVDWLCLPRFDSHAIFAGLLGTEEHGFWRIGPSHPADTEPPTAARRSYRGDSLILESEWDTLRGTVRVIDFMPPRDGAPQLIRIVEGVSGRVPMRSALRMRFSYGRVVPWVHKHEGRTVAVAGPDSVWYDTPAETEGKQLTTYSDFTVSPGERIAFTISWQPSHKEAPPLPEPEQSLEATEEFWREWVEHCTYHGPYREPVIRSLITLKALTYAPTGGIVAAPTTSLPEDIGGVRNWDYRYTWLRDAAITLSSLLRTGYREEARAWREWLLRAVAGDPENLQIMYGIAGERELGEAELDWLPGYENSAPVRVGNGAAHQLQLDVYGEVTEALHLAHMTGLSRSDYASLLQLKLISYLEKHWQEPDEGIWEVRGPRRHFVHSKVMAWVAVDRTIKLIESGDADGPLERWKELRDDIHREVCEKGYDKERNTFTQSYGSKELDASLLLIPQVGFLPPDDKRVIGTVEAIQRELSTPDGFILRYPTQGDDEGVDGLPGDEGAFLACSFWMADDLAMIGRVDEARKLFEKLLSLRNDLGLLAEEWDPRLQRQVGNFPQAFSHVPLIDTALRLTASGAYGG; this comes from the coding sequence GTGGCCGGGCGCATCGAAGACTACGCACTCATCGGAGACATGCAGACCGCTGCCCTGGTCTGCCGGGACGGCACAGTCGACTGGCTGTGCCTGCCCCGCTTCGACTCGCACGCCATCTTCGCCGGTCTGCTGGGCACCGAGGAACACGGCTTCTGGCGGATCGGCCCCTCGCACCCCGCGGACACCGAGCCGCCCACCGCGGCCCGGCGCAGCTACCGCGGCGACTCGCTGATCCTCGAGTCCGAGTGGGACACCCTGCGCGGCACGGTCCGGGTGATCGACTTCATGCCGCCGCGTGACGGCGCGCCCCAGCTGATCCGGATCGTGGAGGGCGTCTCCGGCCGGGTCCCGATGCGGTCGGCGCTGCGCATGCGGTTCTCGTACGGCCGGGTGGTGCCCTGGGTGCACAAGCACGAGGGCCGCACGGTGGCCGTGGCCGGTCCCGACTCGGTCTGGTACGACACCCCTGCCGAGACCGAGGGCAAGCAGCTGACCACCTACTCCGACTTCACGGTCTCCCCCGGCGAGCGCATCGCGTTCACCATCTCCTGGCAGCCCTCCCACAAGGAGGCGCCGCCGCTGCCGGAGCCGGAGCAGTCGCTGGAGGCGACGGAGGAGTTCTGGCGCGAGTGGGTGGAGCACTGCACGTACCACGGCCCCTACCGGGAGCCGGTGATCCGCTCCCTGATCACGCTGAAGGCGCTGACGTACGCCCCGACCGGCGGCATCGTCGCCGCCCCGACGACCTCCCTGCCGGAGGACATCGGCGGCGTGCGCAACTGGGACTACCGCTACACCTGGCTGCGGGACGCGGCGATCACCCTGTCCTCGCTGCTGCGCACCGGCTACCGCGAGGAGGCCCGCGCCTGGCGCGAGTGGCTGCTGCGGGCGGTCGCGGGCGACCCGGAGAACCTGCAGATCATGTACGGCATCGCGGGCGAGCGCGAGCTGGGCGAGGCCGAGCTGGACTGGCTGCCCGGCTACGAGAACTCGGCGCCCGTCCGGGTCGGCAACGGCGCCGCGCACCAGCTCCAGCTGGACGTGTACGGCGAGGTCACCGAGGCCCTGCACCTGGCCCACATGACCGGCCTGTCCCGCAGCGACTACGCCTCGCTGCTCCAGTTGAAGCTGATCAGCTACCTGGAGAAGCACTGGCAGGAGCCGGACGAGGGCATCTGGGAGGTGCGCGGCCCGCGCCGCCACTTCGTGCACTCCAAGGTGATGGCGTGGGTCGCCGTCGACCGCACCATCAAGCTGATCGAGTCCGGTGACGCGGACGGCCCGCTGGAGCGCTGGAAGGAACTGCGCGACGACATCCACCGCGAGGTGTGCGAGAAGGGCTACGACAAGGAGCGCAACACCTTCACGCAGTCGTACGGCTCGAAGGAGCTGGACGCGTCGCTGCTGCTGATCCCGCAGGTGGGCTTCCTGCCGCCGGACGACAAGCGGGTGATCGGCACCGTCGAGGCGATCCAGCGCGAGCTGTCCACCCCGGACGGCTTCATCCTGCGCTACCCGACCCAGGGTGACGACGAGGGCGTCGACGGCCTGCCCGGCGACGAGGGCGCCTTCCTGGCGTGCTCGTTCTGGATGGCCGACGACCTCGCGATGATCGGCCGGGTCGACGAGGCCCGCAAGCTGTTCGAGAAGCTGCTGTCGCTCCGCAACGACCTGGGCCTGCTCGCCGAGGAGTGGGACCCGCGCCTGCAGCGCCAGGTCGGCAACTTCCCGCAGGCCTTCAGCCACGTCCCGCTGATCGACACGGCGCTGCGGCTGACGGCCTCGGGCGCCTACGGCGGCTGA
- a CDS encoding glycosyltransferase family 4 protein, whose translation MTPVSSHSPHGQSSLRTVQVLGGGNAGSSAHVRSLAAGLVARGVRVTVCAPEEADHAYDFTGAGAEHVHVPRSSDPVSVAALRAACADADLVHAHGLHASFRAALALSGKRIPLVVTWHNRAHAEGARGHLLRILERRVAKAAAVVLGTSSDLVDRARRTGARDARLAAVALPGPRTPAERGDPDRQRSKVRAELGAIGRPLLLAVGALDQQRGYDLLLDAARSWRELDPAPVVVVAGEGPLRARLQSRIDSERLPVRLVGRRNDVGALLGAADLALLPGCRESRSLLAQEALYARVPLVATAVAGVPELVGDAAELVPPGEAEAFAAAVVRLLADPERRAVLRERGVRQAATWPTEDETVAQVLSVYDELTQPQPLL comes from the coding sequence GGTCGCTGGCCGCGGGGCTCGTCGCGCGGGGCGTGCGGGTCACCGTGTGCGCCCCCGAGGAGGCCGATCACGCCTACGACTTCACCGGGGCCGGCGCCGAGCACGTCCACGTGCCGCGCAGCAGCGACCCCGTCTCCGTGGCCGCGCTGCGGGCCGCCTGCGCCGACGCGGACCTGGTGCACGCGCACGGACTGCACGCCTCCTTCCGCGCGGCGCTCGCGCTCAGCGGCAAACGCATCCCCCTGGTCGTCACCTGGCACAACCGGGCCCACGCCGAGGGCGCGCGCGGGCATCTGCTGCGGATCCTGGAGCGGCGGGTGGCGAAGGCCGCCGCCGTCGTGCTCGGCACCAGCTCGGACCTCGTGGACCGGGCGCGCCGCACGGGCGCGCGCGACGCGCGGCTCGCCGCCGTCGCCCTGCCGGGCCCGCGGACGCCCGCCGAGCGCGGCGACCCGGACCGGCAGCGGTCCAAGGTGCGGGCCGAACTCGGCGCCATCGGGCGGCCGTTGCTGCTCGCCGTCGGCGCACTGGACCAGCAGCGCGGGTACGACCTGCTGCTGGACGCCGCGCGGTCGTGGCGGGAGCTGGATCCCGCACCGGTCGTCGTGGTCGCGGGGGAGGGGCCGCTGCGGGCACGCCTGCAGAGCCGGATCGACAGCGAGCGGCTGCCCGTGCGGCTCGTGGGACGGCGGAACGACGTCGGCGCGCTGCTCGGGGCGGCCGACCTGGCCCTGCTGCCGGGCTGCCGGGAGTCGCGGTCCCTGCTCGCCCAGGAGGCCCTCTACGCGCGCGTGCCCCTGGTGGCGACCGCCGTCGCCGGCGTCCCCGAACTGGTCGGCGACGCGGCCGAACTGGTCCCGCCCGGCGAGGCCGAGGCCTTCGCCGCGGCCGTCGTACGCCTCCTCGCCGACCCGGAACGCCGCGCGGTGCTGCGCGAGCGGGGCGTACGCCAGGCGGCGACCTGGCCGACGGAGGACGAGACGGTCGCCCAGGTGCTGAGCGTGTACGACGAGTTGACGCAGCCTCAGCCGTTGCTCTGA
- a CDS encoding NAD(P)/FAD-dependent oxidoreductase codes for MSRTHALHVLRSLTADHAAAHALGVPVEEAARLRRRSVLKGAAALAATATAATAVTAAPAAAATAAAPRIAVVGAGLAGLTAALTLHDAGLRCTLYEAHPGRVGGRVYTQRDHWAYGQTSEIGGELIDTSHKKMLELCRRFSLPVEDFLGGGPNGAEEVLWFHGEYYPREHANEDFKAVYQAMHRDLIEAGEVKWNRTTPTGTALDTLSIHDWIETRVPGGHDSPLGRFIDVAYTVEYGADTTEQSSLALVLLMGYQTNPGDFNIWGLSNERYHITGGNDRLPRAIAGHLPDGTIRHGWALQAVRANADGTQTLTFAEAGATRTVTADHTILCVPLPVLKQLDLSRAGFDSRMTSLLRDARMGHCTKLNLQSSTRPWRGRGAWPGVSAGDCFTDLPVQQTWDTTKIQPGTGGILIQYHGGRLARALAPAGPFSTESDPYVARLAASHTRQIDTFFPGTSAAWTGRAQLSAWHLNPYAQGAYSYWPVGYLHRYAGYEGTPQGNIHIGGEHCSYDFQGFMEGGATEGERAAREVIDAVL; via the coding sequence ATGTCCCGTACGCATGCCCTGCACGTCCTGCGTTCCCTCACCGCCGACCACGCCGCCGCGCACGCGCTGGGCGTGCCGGTCGAGGAGGCGGCCCGGCTGCGGCGCCGGTCCGTCCTGAAGGGCGCCGCGGCCCTCGCCGCCACCGCCACCGCCGCCACCGCCGTCACGGCCGCGCCCGCGGCGGCCGCGACCGCCGCCGCGCCCCGGATCGCCGTGGTCGGCGCCGGCCTCGCCGGACTCACCGCGGCGCTCACCCTCCACGACGCCGGACTGCGCTGCACCCTCTACGAGGCGCACCCCGGCCGGGTCGGCGGTCGCGTGTACACCCAGCGCGACCACTGGGCGTACGGCCAGACCTCGGAGATCGGCGGCGAGCTGATCGACACCAGCCACAAGAAGATGCTGGAACTGTGCCGCCGCTTCTCGCTGCCGGTCGAGGACTTCCTCGGCGGCGGACCCAACGGCGCCGAGGAAGTGCTGTGGTTCCACGGCGAGTACTACCCGCGCGAGCACGCCAACGAGGACTTCAAGGCGGTCTACCAGGCCATGCACCGCGACCTGATCGAGGCGGGGGAGGTGAAGTGGAACCGGACGACCCCGACGGGGACCGCCCTGGACACCCTGTCGATACACGACTGGATCGAGACCCGGGTGCCCGGCGGCCACGACTCCCCGCTCGGCCGGTTCATCGACGTCGCCTACACCGTCGAGTACGGCGCCGACACCACCGAGCAGTCCTCGCTCGCCCTGGTGCTGCTGATGGGCTACCAGACCAATCCCGGCGACTTCAACATCTGGGGCCTGTCCAACGAGCGCTACCACATCACCGGCGGCAACGACCGCCTCCCGCGCGCCATCGCCGGCCACCTGCCCGACGGCACCATCCGGCACGGCTGGGCGCTGCAGGCCGTACGGGCCAACGCCGACGGCACCCAGACCCTGACGTTCGCCGAGGCGGGCGCCACCCGCACGGTCACCGCCGACCACACGATCCTGTGCGTGCCGCTGCCCGTGCTCAAGCAGCTCGACCTGAGCCGGGCCGGGTTCGACAGCCGGATGACCAGCCTGCTGAGAGACGCCCGCATGGGCCACTGCACCAAGCTCAACCTGCAGTCCTCGACCCGCCCCTGGCGCGGCAGGGGAGCCTGGCCCGGCGTGTCCGCCGGGGACTGCTTCACCGACCTTCCGGTGCAGCAGACCTGGGACACCACCAAGATCCAGCCGGGCACGGGCGGCATCCTCATCCAGTACCACGGCGGCCGCCTCGCCCGCGCGCTCGCGCCCGCCGGACCCTTCTCCACCGAGAGCGACCCGTACGTGGCGCGGCTCGCGGCGTCCCACACCCGGCAGATCGACACCTTCTTCCCCGGCACCTCGGCCGCCTGGACCGGCAGGGCCCAGCTGTCGGCCTGGCACCTGAACCCGTACGCCCAGGGCGCCTACTCCTACTGGCCGGTGGGCTATCTGCACCGGTACGCGGGCTACGAGGGCACCCCGCAGGGCAACATCCACATCGGCGGCGAGCACTGCTCCTACGACTTCCAGGGGTTCATGGAAGGCGGCGCGACCGAGGGGGAGCGGGCGGCGCGGGAGGTGATCGACGCGGTGCTGTAA